In Nematostella vectensis chromosome 2, jaNemVect1.1, whole genome shotgun sequence, one genomic interval encodes:
- the LOC116619525 gene encoding centrosomal protein of 128 kDa isoform X3, with protein sequence MASTGPWDESESSGSRPGTRLPPRRSTLRVSHLRDTPSQRRARNSAPMMANSVVDKVDDLAASLQATSEVLSTADRMLEHYRDLNIEQDDEINKLRAELEKSADMLRRERIARRRKLPTTPSESMSEDEARPRRGQNTVRFSDDIRSDVDELKQVLREIKSEQNRLTGGLDLDSRRSLPRQPPYAREPEPRQPSYSRDPDEALRERERLLKELRETEEASRRQAEVLVKGLDAERDVLRESQRMAHQREDELGTLREQLQAAQKSQQGEIEQRLKEIQQEMRSEREMWERKQQEVGDLTHELRSVRSLLGDATENKLKEDLRSLSNELEMERQVLQESQHEKRVLSARVDDLASRLEQSERERKQIVNELDVAVKKLDQADGGKTALSQQAEEMRQRLSRADQDKTELKRQLDEYQAKLRDNEASRSRLQQRLEALQREMSEGQGDRQRLLEQLDVLRSQVTKAEREKDEIMQQVSMVTRGTSRRQSFGPVQSGANGTRRGTVTGAPDVRDLRLNLDRIESDLTRRSGSRMDYDDSRGFGRGDIDRLELSQNLASLRDDIDRKEEHQERLIEQMRDLLDKYDHSEGQKKQLADELQNVTKKLKETSSEYERLSEELGERENLLKESEKKRNELKNKALSSLKEYRVKCKKLEREAEQGKEAMERNERLEKELRELRSLMNSGAAPGTSFSSSRREMDDLMDQRQRLHEEVATKNAEIRELQAVRYNGERDMTELRKHIEKLEAELRVYQTQVSSTNLEKMKLEEALQAARQQTQEAEKFETSQKRQEEHLGGVVSDQKKEIKELRTKMARMIAKLQQEVEQRQEIEERFMELRDQDRRSREEGAALYSQLQQERDQHTDALRDLESQIKSLTDDNEKTLQDVNNKTEKERSGLENQLADLKLQLADEKSTIKALRKQQENERDTIERLTSDVNNLTEDNARLRKRCENLKEEHDATKEKMEMTQMRVSQLEESLRRSQYALEKAAEENQVGWQKIDDNLDKIVDYICKESDIPLPSLLGSGSVRHDSQQGIAEMIGKLRWVNEELKVHLTSEKRARDQLEVSNKRIRELIRKGDEEKRYFLSELDEQATLLDDLAAQKKGLESKHRQNTDNIKTLQDRIRQLTKHLEASTKALHAGAEALDDKQRVIDEIDELKDEKQERDKIHDRYVKYKEKVGSLRRELHGAKTIADDFKQESFEAANLSSRLLESLDRISSPKAKQRRLQFPDTPPTNIRPATKSSQNTTDWSPTSDGMTSIMSDYSPKSERKRATRPSSSRTPGHMTYTDLDFKER encoded by the exons ATGGCAAGCACAGGGCCGTGGGATGAGTCAGAAAGCTCAGGCAGTCGGCCAGGAACAAGGTTACCACCTCGGCGAAGCACCCTGCGAGTTAGCCACTTGCGAGACACACCATCTCAGCGAAGAGCCAGAAACTCTGCGCCAATGATGGCTAACAGTGTTGTTGATAAGGTGGATGATTTGGCAGCGTCGTTGCAAGCCACCAGTGAGGTGCTGTCTACGGCAGACCGTATGCTGGAACATTACAGAGACCTTAATATTGAGCAGGATGATGAAATAAATAAG CTGAGAGCAGAGCTTGAAAAATCAGCTGACATGCTAAGAAGAGAAAGAATTGCAAGAAGAAGAAAGTTGCCTACCACACCATCAGAATCAATG TCAGAAGATGAGGCAAGACCAAGGAGAGGCCAAAACACAGTCCGATTCAGTGATGACATTAGGTCAGAT GTGGATGAGTTGAAGCAAGTTTTGAGGGAAATAAAGAGTGAACAGAATCGACTGACAGGAGGACTGGATTTAGATAGCAG AAGATCTCTACCTAGACAACCTCCCTATGCAAGAGAACCCGAACCTAGACAACCTTCCTATTCAAGAGATCCTGATGAGGCACTGAGGGAGAG AGAGAGACTCCTGAAAGAGTTGAGGGAAACAGAGGAGGCCAGCCGAAGACAAGCTGAAGTGCTGGTCAAG GGTCTAGATGCTGAGCGTGATGTTCTCCGTGAGAGTCAGCGGATGGCACATCAGAGAGAAGACGAGTTGGGGACACTGCGAGAGCAG TTACAAGCAGCTCAAAAATCCCAACAAGGTGAAATTGAGCAGAGATTGAAAGAAATCCAGCAAGAG atgaGAAGTGAGCGTGAAATGTGGGAGCGCAAGCAGCAAGAAGTTGGGGACTTGACTCATGAGCTGCGAAGTGTTAGG TCACTGCTTGGTGATGCTACAGAAAACAAGCTCAAGGAAGACCTCAGATCTCTTTCAAA TGAGCTTGAGATGGAGCGACAGGTGTTACAGGAGAGCCAACACGAGAAGCGCGTGTTATCTGCACGCGTGGACGACCTCGCGAGTCGACTCGAGCAGTCAGAACGAGAGCGAAAACAG ATTGTCAATGAGCTTGATGTTGCTGTTAAAAAGCTAGACCAGGCGGACGGCGGCAAGACCGCCTTATCTCAACAG GCGGAAGAAATGAGGCAGCGGTTGAGTCGCGCAGACCAAGACAAGACTGAGCTAAAGCGTCAGCTCGATGAGTACCAGGCCAAACTGCGTGATAACGAGGCTTCTCGGTCCAGGCTCCAGCAGCGGCTAGAAGCGTTACAGCGCGAAATGAGCGAGGGACAGGGTGACCGTCAGAGACTGCTGGAGCAACTAGATGTGCTAAGGAGCCAG GTCACCAAAGCCGAGAGGGAGAAAGACGAAATCATGCAGCAAGTTTCCATGGTAACTCGCGGCACGTCCAGACGACAGTCTTTCGGCCCAGTCCAAAGCGGGGCGAACGGAACGCGTAGAGGTACAGTGACTGGAGCACCCGATGTAAGAGACCTACGCTTGAATCTAGATCGCATAGAAAGTGACCTTACCCGGAGAAGCGGCAGTCGAATGGATTATGACGACAGCCGGGGATTCGGCCGAGGAGATATCGATCGGTTAGAACTTAGCCAGAATCTCGCTTCACTCCGAGATGATATCGATCGTAAGGAAGAGCATCAAGAACGGCTAATAGAACAAATGCGAGACCTGTTAGATAAGTATGACCACAGCGAAGGGCAAAAGAAGCAACTGGCCGATGAGTTACAGAACGTAACAAAAAAACTGAAGGAGACAAGCTCCGAGTACGAAAGGCTTAGCGAGGAGCTAGGGGAACGAGAAAACCTACTTAAAGAGAGCGAAAAGAAAAGGAATGAGCTGAAAAACAAGGCTCTGAGTTCGCTGAAAGA ATATCGTGTTAAGTGTAAGAAACTTGAGCGCGAAGCTGAGCAGGGGAAAGAAGCTATG GAACGCAACGAAAGGCTTGAGAAAGAGCTCCGGGAACTGCGTTCTCTTATGAACAGCGGTGCAGCTCCAG GTACCTCGTTCAGTTCCTCTAGGCGCGAGATGGATGATCTTATG GATCAAAGACAGAGACTCCATGAGGAAGTTGCCACTAAAAATGCTGAG ATCCGCGAACTTCAGGCTGTGCGGTACAACGGAGAAAGGGATATGACTGAGCTACGAAAACACATTGAAAAG TTGGAAGCAGAGCTGAGGGTGTATCAGACGCAAGTGTCTTCCACGAACTTGGAAAAGATGAAGCTTGAGGAG GCACTTCAAGCGGCGAGGCAACAAACGCAGGAAGCGGAGAAATTTGAG ACGTCACAGAAGCGGCAAGAGGAACATCTGGGGGGAGTGGTTTCTGATCAAAAG aaagaaataaaagaacTTAGAACAAAGATGGCAAGAATGATCGCCAAACTTCAGCAAGAGGTTGAACAGAGACAG GAAATCGAGGAGCGCTTTATGGAGTTGAGGGACCAGGACCGCCGAAGTCGAGAGGAAGGAGCTGCTCTCTACTCACAGCTACAACAG GAGCGTGATCAGCACACCGACGCACTCAGAGACCTGGAATCGCAAATCAAGTCTTTAACG GATGACAACGAGAAGACTTTACAGGATGTGAATAATAAAACAGAGAAAGAGAGATCAGGACTCGAAAACCAGCTTGCAGATTTGAAG CTTCAACTTGCAGATGAAAAGTCGACCATCAAGGCATTGCGCAAACAGCAGGAGAACGAGCGTGATACTATCGAACGGCTCACATCTGATGTGAACAA TTTGACCGAAGACAACGCGCGCCTGCGTAAGCGATGTGAAAACCTGAAGGAGGAGCATGACGCTACG aaagaaaAGATGGAGATGACTCAGATGAG GGTGAGCCAGCTAGAGGAATCTCTACGTAGAAGCCAGTACGCTCTGGAAAAAGCGGCCGAAGAAAATCAG GTCGGGTGGCAGAAGATTGACGATAATCTCGACAAAATTGTGGATTATATTTGCAAGGAGTCAGACATTCCACTGCCT TCTTTGCTCGGAAGTGGAAGCGTTCGCCACGACTCGCAACAAGGAATTGCCGAAATGATT GGTAAGCTACGATGGGTCAACGAAGAGCTCAAAGTACATCTGACATCGGAAAAGCGCGCCAGGGATCAACTCGAAGTTTCCAACAAGAGAATTCGA GAGCTGATTCGTAAAGGGGACGAGGAAAAACGGTACTTCTTATCAGAGCTAGACGAGCAAGCGACACTTTTGGATGATCTTGCTGCTCAAAAGAAAG GATTGGAGTCAAAGCATCGACAGAATACAGATAACATCAAGACTTTACAG GACCGTATCCGCCAATTAACGAAACACTTAGAGGCT AGCACTAAAGCATTACACGCCGGTGCAGAAGCACTGGATGACAAGCAGCGTGTTATTGATGAGATTGATGAGCTCAAG GATGAAAAGCAAGAAAGGGACAAGATCCACGACCGATATGTCAA ATATAAAGAGAAGGTTGGCAGTCTGAGAAGGGAACTCCACGGAGCCAAAACGATCGCCGATGACTTCAAG cAAGAGAGTTTTGAAGCTGCAAACCTGTCTTCAAGATTACTAGAG AGTCTGGATCGTATTTCAAGTCCAAAAGCCAAACAACGCCGACTGCAGTTTCCAGACACTCCACCTACAAATATCAG acCAGCCACTAAATCCAGTCAGAATACGACTGACTGGTCTCCGACATCAGACGGCATGACATCCATAATGTCCGATT ATTCGCCAAAGTCTGAGCGTAAAAGAGCAACACGGCCCTCATCGTCTAGAACGCCAGGTCACATGACCTACACCGATCTCGACTTCAAGGAGAGGTAA
- the LOC116619525 gene encoding centrosomal protein of 128 kDa isoform X2, which yields MASTGPWDESESSGSRPGTRLPPRRSTLRVSHLRDTPSQRRARNSAPMMANSVVDKVDDLAASLQATSEVLSTADRMLEHYRDLNIEQDDEINKLRAELEKSADMLRRERIARRRKLPTTPSESMSEDEARPRRGQNTVRFSDDIRSDVDELKQVLREIKSEQNRLTGGLDLDSRSLPRQPPYAREPEPRQPSYSRDPDEALRERERLLKELRETEEASRRQAEVLVKGLDAERDVLRESQRMAHQREDELGTLREQLQAAQKSQQGEIEQRLKEIQQEMRSEREMWERKQQEVGDLTHELRSVRSLLGDATENKLKEDLRSLSNELEMERQVLQESQHEKRVLSARVDDLASRLEQSERERKQIVNELDVAVKKLDQADGGKTALSQQAEEMRQRLSRADQDKTELKRQLDEYQAKLRDNEASRSRLQQRLEALQREMSEGQGDRQRLLEQLDVLRSQVTKAEREKDEIMQQVSMVTRGTSRRQSFGPVQSGANGTRRGTVTGAPDVRDLRLNLDRIESDLTRRSGSRMDYDDSRGFGRGDIDRLELSQNLASLRDDIDRKEEHQERLIEQMRDLLDKYDHSEGQKKQLADELQNVTKKLKETSSEYERLSEELGERENLLKESEKKRNELKNKALSSLKEYRVKCKKLEREAEQGKEAMERNERLEKELRELRSLMNSGAAPGTSFSSSRREMDDLMDQRQRLHEEVATKNAEIRELQAVRYNGERDMTELRKHIEKLEAELRVYQTQVSSTNLEKMKLEEALQAARQQTQEAEKFETSQKRQEEHLGGVVSDQKKEIKELRTKMARMIAKLQQEVEQRQEIEERFMELRDQDRRSREEGAALYSQLQQERDQHTDALRDLESQIKSLTDDNEKTLQDVNNKTEKERSGLENQLADLKLQLADEKSTIKALRKQQENERDTIERLTSDVNNLTEDNARLRKRCENLKEEHDATKEKMEMTQMRVSQLEESLRRSQYALEKAAEENQVGWQKIDDNLDKIVDYICKESDIPLPSLLGSGSVRHDSQQGIAEMIGKLRWVNEELKVHLTSEKRARDQLEVSNKRIRELIRKGDEEKRYFLSELDEQATLLDDLAAQKKGLESKHRQNTDNIKTLQDRIRQLTKHLEASTKALHAGAEALDDKQRVIDEIDELKDEKQERDKIHDRYVKYKEKVGSLRRELHGAKTIADDFKQESFEAANLSSRLLESLDRISSPKAKQRRLQFPDTPPTNIRPATKSSQNTTDWSPTSDGMTSIMSDYSPKSERKRATRPSSSRTPGHMTYTDLDFKERFLAMDRDKFAVAENDKV from the exons ATGGCAAGCACAGGGCCGTGGGATGAGTCAGAAAGCTCAGGCAGTCGGCCAGGAACAAGGTTACCACCTCGGCGAAGCACCCTGCGAGTTAGCCACTTGCGAGACACACCATCTCAGCGAAGAGCCAGAAACTCTGCGCCAATGATGGCTAACAGTGTTGTTGATAAGGTGGATGATTTGGCAGCGTCGTTGCAAGCCACCAGTGAGGTGCTGTCTACGGCAGACCGTATGCTGGAACATTACAGAGACCTTAATATTGAGCAGGATGATGAAATAAATAAG CTGAGAGCAGAGCTTGAAAAATCAGCTGACATGCTAAGAAGAGAAAGAATTGCAAGAAGAAGAAAGTTGCCTACCACACCATCAGAATCAATG TCAGAAGATGAGGCAAGACCAAGGAGAGGCCAAAACACAGTCCGATTCAGTGATGACATTAGGTCAGAT GTGGATGAGTTGAAGCAAGTTTTGAGGGAAATAAAGAGTGAACAGAATCGACTGACAGGAGGACTGGATTTAGATAGCAG ATCTCTACCTAGACAACCTCCCTATGCAAGAGAACCCGAACCTAGACAACCTTCCTATTCAAGAGATCCTGATGAGGCACTGAGGGAGAG AGAGAGACTCCTGAAAGAGTTGAGGGAAACAGAGGAGGCCAGCCGAAGACAAGCTGAAGTGCTGGTCAAG GGTCTAGATGCTGAGCGTGATGTTCTCCGTGAGAGTCAGCGGATGGCACATCAGAGAGAAGACGAGTTGGGGACACTGCGAGAGCAG TTACAAGCAGCTCAAAAATCCCAACAAGGTGAAATTGAGCAGAGATTGAAAGAAATCCAGCAAGAG atgaGAAGTGAGCGTGAAATGTGGGAGCGCAAGCAGCAAGAAGTTGGGGACTTGACTCATGAGCTGCGAAGTGTTAGG TCACTGCTTGGTGATGCTACAGAAAACAAGCTCAAGGAAGACCTCAGATCTCTTTCAAA TGAGCTTGAGATGGAGCGACAGGTGTTACAGGAGAGCCAACACGAGAAGCGCGTGTTATCTGCACGCGTGGACGACCTCGCGAGTCGACTCGAGCAGTCAGAACGAGAGCGAAAACAG ATTGTCAATGAGCTTGATGTTGCTGTTAAAAAGCTAGACCAGGCGGACGGCGGCAAGACCGCCTTATCTCAACAG GCGGAAGAAATGAGGCAGCGGTTGAGTCGCGCAGACCAAGACAAGACTGAGCTAAAGCGTCAGCTCGATGAGTACCAGGCCAAACTGCGTGATAACGAGGCTTCTCGGTCCAGGCTCCAGCAGCGGCTAGAAGCGTTACAGCGCGAAATGAGCGAGGGACAGGGTGACCGTCAGAGACTGCTGGAGCAACTAGATGTGCTAAGGAGCCAG GTCACCAAAGCCGAGAGGGAGAAAGACGAAATCATGCAGCAAGTTTCCATGGTAACTCGCGGCACGTCCAGACGACAGTCTTTCGGCCCAGTCCAAAGCGGGGCGAACGGAACGCGTAGAGGTACAGTGACTGGAGCACCCGATGTAAGAGACCTACGCTTGAATCTAGATCGCATAGAAAGTGACCTTACCCGGAGAAGCGGCAGTCGAATGGATTATGACGACAGCCGGGGATTCGGCCGAGGAGATATCGATCGGTTAGAACTTAGCCAGAATCTCGCTTCACTCCGAGATGATATCGATCGTAAGGAAGAGCATCAAGAACGGCTAATAGAACAAATGCGAGACCTGTTAGATAAGTATGACCACAGCGAAGGGCAAAAGAAGCAACTGGCCGATGAGTTACAGAACGTAACAAAAAAACTGAAGGAGACAAGCTCCGAGTACGAAAGGCTTAGCGAGGAGCTAGGGGAACGAGAAAACCTACTTAAAGAGAGCGAAAAGAAAAGGAATGAGCTGAAAAACAAGGCTCTGAGTTCGCTGAAAGA ATATCGTGTTAAGTGTAAGAAACTTGAGCGCGAAGCTGAGCAGGGGAAAGAAGCTATG GAACGCAACGAAAGGCTTGAGAAAGAGCTCCGGGAACTGCGTTCTCTTATGAACAGCGGTGCAGCTCCAG GTACCTCGTTCAGTTCCTCTAGGCGCGAGATGGATGATCTTATG GATCAAAGACAGAGACTCCATGAGGAAGTTGCCACTAAAAATGCTGAG ATCCGCGAACTTCAGGCTGTGCGGTACAACGGAGAAAGGGATATGACTGAGCTACGAAAACACATTGAAAAG TTGGAAGCAGAGCTGAGGGTGTATCAGACGCAAGTGTCTTCCACGAACTTGGAAAAGATGAAGCTTGAGGAG GCACTTCAAGCGGCGAGGCAACAAACGCAGGAAGCGGAGAAATTTGAG ACGTCACAGAAGCGGCAAGAGGAACATCTGGGGGGAGTGGTTTCTGATCAAAAG aaagaaataaaagaacTTAGAACAAAGATGGCAAGAATGATCGCCAAACTTCAGCAAGAGGTTGAACAGAGACAG GAAATCGAGGAGCGCTTTATGGAGTTGAGGGACCAGGACCGCCGAAGTCGAGAGGAAGGAGCTGCTCTCTACTCACAGCTACAACAG GAGCGTGATCAGCACACCGACGCACTCAGAGACCTGGAATCGCAAATCAAGTCTTTAACG GATGACAACGAGAAGACTTTACAGGATGTGAATAATAAAACAGAGAAAGAGAGATCAGGACTCGAAAACCAGCTTGCAGATTTGAAG CTTCAACTTGCAGATGAAAAGTCGACCATCAAGGCATTGCGCAAACAGCAGGAGAACGAGCGTGATACTATCGAACGGCTCACATCTGATGTGAACAA TTTGACCGAAGACAACGCGCGCCTGCGTAAGCGATGTGAAAACCTGAAGGAGGAGCATGACGCTACG aaagaaaAGATGGAGATGACTCAGATGAG GGTGAGCCAGCTAGAGGAATCTCTACGTAGAAGCCAGTACGCTCTGGAAAAAGCGGCCGAAGAAAATCAG GTCGGGTGGCAGAAGATTGACGATAATCTCGACAAAATTGTGGATTATATTTGCAAGGAGTCAGACATTCCACTGCCT TCTTTGCTCGGAAGTGGAAGCGTTCGCCACGACTCGCAACAAGGAATTGCCGAAATGATT GGTAAGCTACGATGGGTCAACGAAGAGCTCAAAGTACATCTGACATCGGAAAAGCGCGCCAGGGATCAACTCGAAGTTTCCAACAAGAGAATTCGA GAGCTGATTCGTAAAGGGGACGAGGAAAAACGGTACTTCTTATCAGAGCTAGACGAGCAAGCGACACTTTTGGATGATCTTGCTGCTCAAAAGAAAG GATTGGAGTCAAAGCATCGACAGAATACAGATAACATCAAGACTTTACAG GACCGTATCCGCCAATTAACGAAACACTTAGAGGCT AGCACTAAAGCATTACACGCCGGTGCAGAAGCACTGGATGACAAGCAGCGTGTTATTGATGAGATTGATGAGCTCAAG GATGAAAAGCAAGAAAGGGACAAGATCCACGACCGATATGTCAA ATATAAAGAGAAGGTTGGCAGTCTGAGAAGGGAACTCCACGGAGCCAAAACGATCGCCGATGACTTCAAG cAAGAGAGTTTTGAAGCTGCAAACCTGTCTTCAAGATTACTAGAG AGTCTGGATCGTATTTCAAGTCCAAAAGCCAAACAACGCCGACTGCAGTTTCCAGACACTCCACCTACAAATATCAG acCAGCCACTAAATCCAGTCAGAATACGACTGACTGGTCTCCGACATCAGACGGCATGACATCCATAATGTCCGATT ATTCGCCAAAGTCTGAGCGTAAAAGAGCAACACGGCCCTCATCGTCTAGAACGCCAGGTCACATGACCTACACCGATCTCGACTTCAAGGAGAG ATTCTTGGCAATGGACAGGGACAAATTCGCCGTG GCCGAAAATGACAAGGTTTAG